One part of the Chryseobacterium mulctrae genome encodes these proteins:
- a CDS encoding deoxyuridine 5'-triphosphate nucleotidohydrolase: MEYSKEFKAALSQLSSVEKDRLIFRLLRKDEILSKKLYFELIDEETVDQKRDAMEELIKEKVEYASKYISNQKYFIVLIRKISAQITEHVKVTTDKFGDISLNLLLINEILESNEKLSRQRFNDVYKLYLYIINKIVKSLALTKKIDEDYWMEINEYLSIAHEKITANIYLEKLFINNGIDFNWLNIERIPDHFDLIIKDIKNQGFLK; the protein is encoded by the coding sequence ATGGAGTATTCTAAAGAATTTAAAGCAGCATTAAGTCAACTTTCATCTGTAGAAAAAGACCGACTTATTTTCAGACTACTGAGAAAGGATGAAATCTTATCTAAAAAATTATATTTTGAATTAATCGATGAAGAAACCGTTGATCAGAAACGCGATGCAATGGAAGAACTGATTAAGGAAAAAGTAGAATATGCTTCCAAATACATCAGCAATCAAAAATATTTCATTGTACTTATCCGAAAAATAAGTGCTCAAATTACCGAACACGTAAAAGTAACAACCGATAAATTCGGTGACATTAGTTTAAACCTTTTATTGATCAATGAAATACTTGAAAGCAACGAAAAACTGAGCCGACAGAGATTCAATGATGTCTACAAACTTTATCTATATATCATCAATAAAATTGTAAAATCACTAGCTTTAACTAAAAAAATAGATGAAGATTATTGGATGGAAATTAATGAGTATCTTTCAATTGCACACGAGAAAATCACCGCTAATATTTATCTTGAGAAACTGTTTATCAATAATGGAATAGATTTTAATTGGCTCAATATCGAAAGAATTCCGGATCATTTTGATTTGATCATTAAAGATATTAAGAACCAGGGATTTTTAAAGTGA